The genomic window TGAGCAAGAGGTTTTCATTCTGCTGAATCCCATaaggcagaattaggagcaatgaatGATTGCTgaggccagagaagaaaatggggggTCCGGTACAAGTCGACATTTGCTCCCACAGGAAATCACATAAAGATACAACCCTGTTTTGTCTCTCACCCTTCCTGGCTGGGTCTCAGACAAAAGCGTGAGTTAGGCAGTGCAAGGGAggattctctctttctccaggaTGCAAATCCCTTGGTTCCTCAGGGGTGATAAACTAAGGCCTTACTTCAGCTGAGTCTCTAAGTAACTCTCTTGCTTGACTGTCCATCCTTTGTTTTCCAGGTTACAAGGAAGAAAGCATGGTCCAATCTACTGAGGTTTTGTGGAGTCCTCTCATGCTACCTCCCTGGGCTACAGGGAAGAAGACCTCCTCAATTCACCCCAGGGCTGTGGCCTTGGAAGGAGAAGGCCACAGTGCGATGAGCAATTGGGTCCCCATCTGTGCCAGGCCCTTGACTGAATGTGCTCTTCATCAGATGCCCTTCGTGAGGGTCAACTGGAACTGCAGCTTCTCCTCCAACCTGGGTTCGAACTCCATTGGACAAGGTTTTCTGGACGGGACCAGGAAGACCACAGGCCACTGCCCCAGGGGCCTATTCAAGCTGGATAACCTCCACATGACAAGTAGGGAAAATAGAATCGAGTcagggtggggaaactgcagtGGGAAGAGGAGATGGGAAGGGGCCTTGAGGCAGAAGGAAAGCTTAGGAGGCTTGGAATCCAGCAATTGGGGGTGAAATTAAGACTGATGATTCTGAAACACTGCAGAGCAAGGAAGTTCCCTACAACAGAACGCATAACAGGTTAACAACAGGAAGGTTCTTAGGACCTACAATGTCAGGACTTGGAAAGCCTTTAGAATTGAGATTGTCAGAGTTTTGGGTGCAGCACACAGAAGCCAAGATGTCAgtgctgggagggcccttagaagcCAGGATGTCGGACATTGGAGAGCAGTATTAACATACAGAATGGAGAAGGTTTGATATGGGAAGGGCCTCAGAGCTTCCAACCCTATAAATTTGAGATTGAGCAAAGTCAGATCCAGGGAACAGACTtgaatttgcccaaagtcactgaaagttagtgtcagaggtgagaaaaAACAATTCCAATGCCAGACCATCCCTACactcccccaaacccaagcaagGAGCTGACAGGGGTCTCTTTTCAGGGCAGAAACTTATGACCTTTGCAAATGCCTTCTGAGAGCCCCAGTCATGAGGGCCTCCCTGAGGACAAAGGGAGTCCTCCAAAGAGCCACAAGACACACAAACCTTGTTGCCATTTACCCCTTCAGGCTgctcctcccatcttttcctctGTGGATCTTCAAACCTCTTTCacttagaaaacatttattagcatctcaaatgagatattatttctgAAGTAATTATTATGTAACATGTACTTAAGTGAATGcttgttcctttttaaaaaaaaaaaattaatgaatattttgttgGATGGTAAGTTCCCaattgtctcccttcttccccaccacCGCGTAGAGAAAGccacagacagatggatagaaatATACAAACTATGCCATGCATTCTTCGTTCATTCTTTCCTCtagcccctcctcctccctccacgcTCTGCTCTTCCTTTCACTCCCATCCCTtccactcccttcctctcttctgcaGAGGTTCATGCATGGCATTTCATAGACACAGAGAACTCCTTTTAGGGAACTCATGTTTCCAGTGCACACCCATACATACTTTTATCTTAATATCTTCGAGAGTGACATtgagaggcaaagtgatttgcccagggtcaaggaGACAACATGTGCCCGAAGCCACTGGACTTGTAGTTATATCTTCCTGTCTCCGAATTCAGCTATCTACCCTCTTCTCCACATTTCCTCTCAAGGGcataatggaggagataagattcgagactggacctgtgatttcctgtGTGAACGCAGCACTTGGAGGAAAAGCTTCCTTTAACAGAACAGATTTTAAATTCACTTGAGACTTAGGAGAGTTGGAGAGTTGGCCGTGGATAAGACAGACTTGCATTAGCAATGCAATAGATCTGAGTGTGACAGACAACTCTGTGAGAACCTAGTGGATTGACTTTTCGTGGCTCTTGGACTTGAAGAGAAAGTGATATTGGAGCTGGGCTTCCACATCTTGTGTGCCTGTTACATGTGGGGGCTAATCCTGTTGGGAACGCTCCACACACTGTGCTGTCCTCACATCCCTATGATGGCCCCTTAGCATCATCTCTGTTTCTCCCCAGACATGCCCTACTGGACCATCAGCTTTTTCGGCCTGGCACTGCTCCTGGTGCTCCTGGTTAACCATATGTGATACTTCACAGTAAGAGAAACTGGGGAACCCCTAAGAGCCTGTTAgtactgtgtgcatgtgtgtgtgtgtgtgtgtgtgtgtgtgtgtgtgtgtgtgaaagtgagagagagagagagagtaagggagggagggagggagggagggagggagggagggagagagggagagagactttgTGGTTGCACAGTGGAAAGACGATTGTGGTATCTGGAGccaaaagacctgtgttcaaatcctcatCAAGTATGTCACCATCATCAAGCATCAAgcgccccccaccccccatgggTAAGACTCAACCTTACAACCCAAAATCACTTGGTCACTTCTCTTCTTTTCCGAATTGTTGGATTGtttttgaattcttttaattggcatatttttcattatgaggGAAGGTGAACACAGGAAAAGACTTTCAGGTTTTAGAACTTCTAAAAAGTTTTTAATTCGAtggtgaggaaagagaaatatgaacAAGGGTGAGTACTGTGGCTCAGTTTGGACGATCTTATTGAGAGCCAAGAGGCAGTCcctatttttccagttttgttgttgttgttgtttttttaccaAGGAGAATTCTCTTTGTAGTAAAATCGCTGTTTAAGAAGGTGATACCTGAGTTAAAAAAAGGCACCTAACTGAGATGAGTTCCAGGGCACCAAGCACAGTGGATACTGAGAGAAATGAGGCAGATGCCATTGGAGAAGCCAGAATCAGCCATTTGGGGAAAATGGTGTGGCATGGAAGAGGATCAAAGGAGGGCGAATGTCCTCatcttcaaaaaagggaagagaaaaaaatctgcacATGGAGAATAAGGAGCTTGATTTCTGTTACTGAAAAGTTAAACATTAGGTTATGAAAGGTTTGGGTAGCAAAGTGATAGAAAAACAGGTCGTAGGCCTGGTGCTAGCGTTCCCAATGTCACCCCCCCAGCTCATTTCATCTCCCATGTTCTCCATGTGTTTAGATTGCTCAGTATGGCAAATGCTGCGGTTATCATTTAACAagatttttgcaaatgatatgactGAGTTTCCCGTGCAGTCTTTTCCAAAATAAGAGTGATGTGGGCTAGCAAGTAAAAGGATCTGGTGGATGTAGAATGAGAGGAAGGATCAGTCCCAAACCGGAGTCGGTCCTTCACCTTTCAGTATCAGCATGAAAATTGGTTTCTGGCAGAGCACCATAAGGATCTGGATGTGACCTGGATCTAAAGTTTTTCTAAGTGATGTCAGTGAAGGCTAAGACTGAATGCTTTTCAAAAAGAGCTAACCATTTTAGTAGTCAGGATTACAAAAGATCTAAAAGGCAACAAGTATTAGGTCGATTCTCATAGGAAGAAACTGGTGTCTCTTTGATTGTGTATTACACAAGCTTCAATAAATATAACTATGTCGGTCACATTAATTTAGAAATAGTGAAGAAGAGGATTGCACAGGAAACCGAGAATCTCTTACATATAGTTTTGGTCATTTCAAAGTAGATACTTAATTTATATGAACCCCATAGAATTATTTGTCTAtgtcccctttctgaacttggtTCTGTTCTTGctggatattttaaaatgtgatttttaaactctttcttCCATCAGGCTATTATGGGTACCCATCCGTCTCAAGTAatcatctccttccctcttttcctccccaagAAATGAAATCTGCCACCCTTCTAAGAGACAAATAAAATTGGGGGTTGGGATGCAAACATGTGTCATCTCTAAAGATAGTTTGCTTCTGCTCTTGTACTCTCTACCAACAGGATGTTGGCCTGGTTCACTAATCGTCTTCTGGAGAAGTGAAGACCTCAGAATACTTTTCCTTTACATCATTTTTGCCATTGAATATGAGTGTGCTTTACTCCATCTGCTCATTTGTTTCCCTAAATTTTTCTTAATGACTTTTATAATTCCATACTATTCATTTAcgttcacataccacaatttttcAGCCATCTTCTCATTGCTGGACATGCTGTCGGCCTTCAGTTCTTTGCCTTAGCAAAAAGTGCTgccatatttttgtatatttcaaCCTGTGGAGTATGAAATAATTGACTGagaatgaaataatcaaggatCAAAAATCAGCTTCACTACTAACCTCTAGGGGAAGGTATGATGAGAGAGTGATGTAGTTGAAAGAATCTGGGCTTTTAGGGCTCTCCAGCTCCAGTTGAGTCAGTAGTGTAATATGGCATCCAAGAGAGTTAGAGCGGTCTTTGCTGCAGTAAGAAAATAATGTGGCCAGGCCTAGGAGGGCAATAGCGCACATGCCAGGGCTAAGGTGAAGCTCATTGGTAAGTTGGAATGTTCAGTGACAATGACCAAGTTTCTTCAGGCCTGGCCACCTGATCTGGAGGAGGACAAGGGCCGGATGAGCCCGGTAAAAAGGATATTTGCAGGAATTATGTCTGTTTTCAAGTCTTTGAAAGGCAGTCACAAGAAAAGGATCTAAACTCCATGTAGCAGAATCCCAAACAAAGGAATTAGCAAAGTCATCACACTTCAAGCTGGAAGAGATGGAGAGTTCTCCATCCCAGCAGAGATTTGGGCAGAAGCTAGCTGACAGGCCCTGAGGGAATGCAGAGTTAGGCCTATTGCTTGCTGTTCAAGGGTGTGTTGGCCTGTGTGTATGCTGA from Notamacropus eugenii isolate mMacEug1 chromosome 1, mMacEug1.pri_v2, whole genome shotgun sequence includes these protein-coding regions:
- the LOC140521066 gene encoding mucin-16-like isoform X1; this translates as MLVEWIMLTHRCSSLTHISVSGTSSMESLVANFTVTNFICSEDMGQPSSDTFNSAENVMQHMIGLLFRETTIGPYFPECKVTSLRAMMNGFATRVDFLCTHRVVPVKPVVDSEVYWEMSRETHGITILCLFTLAKDSHYLDGYKEESMVQSTEVLWSPLMLPPWATGKKTSSIHPRAVALEGEGHSAMSNWVPICARPLTECALHQMPFVRVNWNCSFSSNLGSNSIGQGFLDGTRKTTGHCPRGLFKLDNLHMTSRENRIESGWGNCSGKRRWEGALRQKESLGGLESSNWG